The following is a genomic window from Labrus bergylta chromosome 2, fLabBer1.1, whole genome shotgun sequence.
GAAATTCCTTCTCAAAAAGCCCCACTGTCTCCTCTTTACTCTCGTCTCCATCATTTGTTTCTCGTCCCTGTTCCTGCTCTTGGTTTGGTTTGTCATcctcaggttttctttttttcatctctgaCTGAAGcttctctttgctctctctATCTGCCTTCAGTTTGATTTCTTCTCTCCGGTTCTCCTGTTGCTTCTTCCATCCTGTTGATCCAGATCCTCCTTTATTTGTTTGCTCCTCCCTATAATCCATCTTTGGTCTCTCTTTctcagtttttgtctctttctcgtcttcATCACTCACTGcctcttgctgtgtctcttccctctccatcttctgatcagtgttgatgtgttttatttgtattgaaagTCCTGAATCGTCTGTAACTGGTTTCACTGTCTCCTGTTCACTCTCGTCTCCATCATTTGTTTCTcgtctttgtctttgtccctgttcttggtttgtttcttcttcttttagaatCACAGGTAGAtctgtttccttcatttcacgttttcctgctgcagagacgaTGTCTTTTACTGGCTCTGTCACAAGCTCATCTTCAGTCTCACTCTTTTCTCCTGTAGTGTCAGCAttattctcttcttctttaactgaaatgagtggaaggttttcttctttttcattcacaacctgaaatcctgtttcatcacttttaGATGTGACTGGTTTTTCTTCCTCAGAGTGTTCACTTCCATCCTCACGTctcctcttcttgttttctgtgaaGACACAAAAGATGGAACAACTGGTGAAGTTTGTGAATAAAAGCTGACCTCATCATAAATGGATGTATGCAAatgaaactaaaactaaatgCTAATCACTTCTTGAACTCTAATCTCATCAATACATCATCAAACGTCTGCATGACTTCATAAAACCTTTAGGAGTCTTACAATCAGAAGACTGACAGTTTGTCACTTACTGAATTTCTTTTGTCTCCATTTCCACACAACAAAGATGATCACAGGAATGAACAGCAAAGCagcacagccaatcacagcgccGATAACAACATGAGTACGAGGAGTACTGGAGGGACTGGGAGTAGGGACCACAAAGAAATGATCTGAAAT
Proteins encoded in this region:
- the LOC110004200 gene encoding butyrophilin subfamily 3 member A2-like, translating into MLYFTFHSSRMIYVSNTRSLHYQHGAFTDLLFYTVVFLALMNSCRAQSEVIVPSQPVVSLVGEDVILPCHLDPVMNAFDMTVEWVRPDPNPRFVLVWRHGQELETIKHPSFSGRTSVFIDELEKGNISLKLSKVKVSDEGGYKCFLRALSKMSTVQLVVGSVSSPVVQMTKNNNGVLLECESADWYPEPEMFWLDGEGNLLSAEPTETVRGPDGLYTVSSRVTVEKRHGRKFTCRVTQSKINQTREKHLTIPDHFFVVPTPSPSSTPRTHVVIGAVIGCAALLFIPVIIFVVWKWRQKKFKNKKRRREDGSEHSEEEKPVTSKSDETGFQVVNEKEENLPLISVKEEENNADTTGEKSETEDELVTEPVKDIVSAAGKREMKETDLPVILKEEETNQEQGQRQRRETNDGDESEQETVKPVTDDSGLSIQIKHINTDQKMEREETQQEAVSDEDEKETKTEKERPKMDYREEQTNKGGSGSTGWKKQQENRREEIKLKADRESKEKLQSEMKKRKPEDDKPNQEQEQGRETNDGDESKEETVGLFEKEFLDTYSLTLLYPEWSPYLHPNQCFNP